The following are encoded together in the Candidatus Methylomirabilis lanthanidiphila genome:
- the dnaE gene encoding DNA polymerase III subunit alpha — protein MHHSDFVHLHVHTQYSLLDGACGLETLVAKAKEYKMPALAVTDHGNLFGAIDFYTLAMKEGIKPIIGSEVYIAPGSRFEKSNQDSGYEGASHITLLAKDEVGYRNLIKLVSAGYLEGFYYKPRIDRELFAQHCQGLIALSGCLNCEVAKALLDGDEARAKDTVGWYMEALGRENYFLEVQDHGMAEQKTVTEGVLRLAKAFDLPIVATNDLHYPSKEDSRAHEVLLCIQTGKTIQDKDRWRFSTDQFYFKSAEEMKRIFAELPEATKNTITVAERCNLQLHFGQLRLPKYQVPEGYTLEAYLAHLAWQGLKSRFPAANAMAEARLKYELDVIQKTGFAGYFLVVWDFIKFAKDRGISVGPGRGSAAASLVAYCLGITTIDPLRYGLIFERFLNPERISMPDMDIDFSDDRRDEVIDYVTKKYGADNVAQIITFGTMGAKAVIRDVGRGLGMPYAEVDKIAKLVPNRLNISLDEAIAESPPLTEAVQSRPEVEDLWRVAKCLEGLTRHASTHAAGVVISGDPLTEHVPLYKDPKAGSKPTTQYAMKAIEKIGLLKVDFLGLRTLTVIANTLELIAAGRGVKIQIEEIPLDDPAIFQLLSEARTFGVFQLESSGMRDLMRRLKPERLEDVIALVALYRPGPMVMIDDFINRKHGKVKIRYDHPLMETILKETYGIMVYQEQVMRIASELAGFSMGEADVLRKAMGKKDPEMMDQQRKKFVDGAKTKGVQARTAEKIFDKMAPFAGYAFNKPHATSYALVAYQTAYLKTHYPVEFMAALLTSEMADTDGIVKYIDECKQMGITVLPPDVNESESRFTVVGEQIRFGLVAIKNVGETAIQSILATRRDKGRFRSLFDFCERVDLRLVNKRVVESLIKCGAFDSLGAARSQLMAVADKAMDAGAGTQRERIHGQVSLLDVLEATGGLSHQTETLPAIPEWTTTQRLAAEKETLGFYVTGHPLTDYRDIIAKLAAVTTDRLSACQDKETVTVCAIVTAVKEITTKSGDRMAFVTLEDTAGTVESVAFPELYKANLLHLVKGTAVMVKGQVDVGEEVVKLLLAEVSPLGTLKSGQRSAVSGQPASVMEIRIGEANLSDQTLEQLKALLLKFPGSTPVRLHLSVAPGAQVTIAASPDMTVAADEPLRREVEALLGPGTITGA, from the coding sequence ATGCACCATTCTGATTTCGTACATTTGCACGTCCACACCCAGTACAGCCTGCTGGACGGGGCTTGCGGGCTGGAGACGCTGGTGGCCAAGGCGAAGGAGTACAAGATGCCCGCCTTGGCGGTGACCGATCACGGCAACCTCTTCGGGGCGATCGACTTTTACACGCTGGCGATGAAGGAGGGAATAAAGCCGATCATCGGCAGCGAGGTGTACATTGCCCCCGGCAGCCGGTTCGAGAAGTCCAATCAGGACAGCGGCTACGAGGGCGCCAGCCATATTACCCTGCTGGCTAAAGATGAGGTCGGCTACCGGAATTTGATCAAGCTGGTGTCGGCCGGCTATCTGGAAGGGTTCTACTATAAGCCTCGAATCGACCGTGAGCTGTTTGCTCAACACTGTCAAGGACTCATCGCCCTCTCCGGCTGCCTGAACTGCGAGGTGGCCAAGGCATTGCTGGATGGCGACGAGGCGCGAGCAAAGGACACCGTCGGCTGGTACATGGAGGCGCTGGGGCGCGAGAACTACTTTTTGGAGGTTCAGGACCACGGGATGGCGGAGCAAAAGACAGTAACTGAGGGGGTCCTTCGGCTCGCCAAGGCCTTCGACCTGCCGATTGTCGCCACCAACGACCTGCACTATCCCAGCAAGGAAGATTCGCGCGCCCATGAAGTTCTGCTCTGCATCCAGACCGGCAAGACCATTCAGGACAAGGATCGCTGGCGCTTTTCTACCGACCAGTTCTACTTCAAGTCGGCGGAGGAGATGAAGCGGATCTTTGCCGAGCTGCCGGAGGCGACTAAGAACACCATCACCGTAGCCGAGCGGTGCAATCTCCAGCTTCACTTCGGACAGCTCCGCCTGCCGAAATACCAGGTGCCTGAGGGGTACACCCTCGAGGCCTACCTGGCGCATCTGGCCTGGCAGGGACTGAAGAGCCGATTCCCGGCTGCCAATGCCATGGCCGAAGCGCGTCTGAAGTATGAGCTGGATGTCATCCAGAAGACCGGCTTTGCCGGCTACTTCCTGGTGGTCTGGGACTTCATCAAGTTCGCCAAGGATCGGGGGATCTCGGTCGGACCCGGCCGCGGCTCCGCGGCGGCCTCGCTGGTGGCCTACTGCCTCGGCATCACCACCATCGATCCGCTCCGGTACGGCCTGATCTTTGAACGGTTCCTGAACCCGGAACGGATCAGCATGCCGGATATGGACATCGACTTCAGCGACGACCGGCGGGACGAGGTCATCGACTATGTGACGAAGAAGTACGGGGCCGACAATGTCGCCCAGATTATTACGTTCGGGACGATGGGGGCCAAGGCGGTCATACGGGACGTCGGGCGCGGCCTGGGGATGCCCTATGCCGAGGTGGACAAGATCGCCAAGTTGGTTCCTAATCGGCTCAATATCAGCCTGGACGAGGCGATTGCCGAGAGCCCGCCGCTGACCGAGGCGGTGCAGAGCCGGCCGGAGGTGGAGGATCTGTGGCGGGTCGCTAAGTGCCTGGAGGGGCTGACACGGCACGCCTCAACCCACGCGGCGGGCGTCGTCATCTCCGGCGACCCGCTCACCGAGCATGTCCCGCTGTACAAAGATCCCAAGGCCGGCAGCAAGCCGACGACCCAGTACGCCATGAAGGCAATCGAGAAGATCGGCCTGCTGAAGGTCGATTTCCTGGGCCTGCGGACCCTGACGGTTATCGCCAACACCCTAGAACTGATCGCGGCAGGACGCGGGGTGAAGATCCAGATCGAGGAGATCCCTCTTGATGATCCGGCGATCTTCCAACTGCTCAGCGAGGCGCGGACCTTCGGGGTGTTTCAACTGGAATCCTCTGGGATGCGGGATCTGATGCGGCGTCTGAAGCCGGAGCGGCTGGAGGACGTCATCGCCCTCGTAGCGCTCTACCGTCCGGGACCGATGGTCATGATCGATGATTTCATCAACCGCAAGCACGGCAAGGTCAAGATCCGCTACGATCACCCGTTGATGGAAACGATTCTCAAAGAGACCTACGGGATCATGGTCTACCAGGAGCAGGTCATGCGGATCGCGTCGGAGCTGGCCGGCTTCTCGATGGGCGAGGCGGATGTGCTTCGTAAGGCGATGGGCAAGAAAGACCCCGAGATGATGGACCAACAGCGCAAGAAGTTTGTCGACGGGGCGAAGACAAAAGGGGTTCAGGCTCGGACAGCGGAAAAGATCTTTGATAAGATGGCCCCTTTTGCGGGATATGCCTTCAACAAACCCCATGCGACCTCTTACGCCCTCGTGGCCTATCAGACCGCCTATCTCAAGACTCATTACCCGGTTGAGTTCATGGCGGCCCTCCTCACCTCAGAGATGGCTGATACCGACGGGATCGTCAAGTATATCGACGAGTGCAAGCAGATGGGAATTACAGTCCTACCGCCGGATGTCAACGAGTCGGAAAGCCGCTTTACCGTGGTGGGAGAGCAGATCCGATTCGGCCTGGTGGCCATCAAGAATGTCGGCGAGACGGCCATCCAGTCGATCCTGGCCACACGGCGAGATAAGGGTCGCTTCCGATCCCTCTTCGACTTCTGTGAGCGGGTAGACCTACGTCTGGTGAATAAACGGGTCGTCGAGAGCCTGATCAAGTGCGGGGCCTTCGACTCCCTCGGAGCGGCGAGGTCCCAGCTCATGGCGGTCGCGGACAAGGCAATGGATGCCGGCGCCGGCACACAGCGGGAGCGGATTCATGGCCAAGTCTCACTGCTGGATGTCTTGGAGGCCACGGGTGGACTTAGTCACCAGACTGAGACCCTTCCGGCCATTCCGGAATGGACGACAACTCAACGCCTGGCCGCTGAAAAGGAGACGCTGGGCTTCTACGTTACCGGCCATCCGCTGACCGATTATCGGGACATCATCGCAAAGTTGGCGGCCGTCACCACCGATCGCCTCTCGGCCTGTCAGGACAAAGAGACGGTCACGGTATGCGCCATTGTGACCGCCGTGAAGGAGATCACCACAAAAAGCGGCGACCGGATGGCCTTCGTGACGCTCGAGGACACGGCGGGGACGGTGGAGTCGGTCGCATTCCCTGAGCTGTATAAGGCGAATCTGCTCCACCTGGTGAAGGGTACGGCCGTCATGGTCAAGGGACAGGTCGATGTGGGTGAAGAGGTGGTCAAGCTGCTCCTGGCAGAAGTCAGTCCACTCGGGACCTTAAAGAGCGGTCAGCGGTCAGCGGTCAGCGGTCAGCCTGCTTCGGTGATGGAGATTAGGATAGGGGAAGCGAACCTGTCAGACCAAACGCTGGAGCAGTTGAAAGCCCTGCTGCTGAAGTTCCCGGGATCCACTCCTGTCAGGCTCCACCTGAGCGTTGCGCCGGGCGCCCAGGTCACCATAGCCGCCTCGCCGGACATGACCGTTGCAGCGGACGAGCCGCTCAGGCGAGAGGTGGAGGCCCTGTTGGGTCCGGGGACAATCACCGGCGCATGA
- a CDS encoding pilus biogenesis protein — MPDGWVLIDTSAWIHALRPSGNVAVREQIRDLLAEGRVATCEMIVLELAHGARTAREHRELCEDLEALHQFPITELVWRSAYRMAHTLRQTGLSVPAMDQLIAAVALNYSCSLFHSDKHFDLLARHVGLPIWTP, encoded by the coding sequence ATGCCTGACGGATGGGTCCTGATCGATACCTCGGCTTGGATTCATGCGTTGCGGCCTTCGGGAAATGTTGCCGTCAGGGAACAGATCCGCGACTTGCTTGCCGAGGGACGGGTAGCGACCTGCGAGATGATCGTCCTGGAACTTGCACACGGCGCACGAACCGCAAGAGAGCATCGGGAACTCTGTGAAGACCTAGAGGCGCTACACCAGTTTCCGATTACTGAGCTCGTCTGGAGATCAGCTTATCGGATGGCTCATACGCTACGACAGACAGGCCTGTCCGTTCCGGCGATGGATCAGCTTATCGCCGCAGTAGCCCTGAACTACTCCTGCAGTCTTTTTCACTCCGACAAGCACTTTGACCTGCTGGCCCGCCATGTCGGCCTTCCTATTTGGACACCTTAG
- the guaA_1 gene encoding GMP synthase produces MDKILILDFGSQYTQLIARRVRELGVYCEIRPFRLPLVDIKAFHPKGIILSGSPASVYQPDAPLCRREVIEQGVPVLGICYGMGVLGHFYGAVTTRAASREYGRASLTIDDTADLFSGLGSGLTVWMSHGDKLEAMPDAFRRLAHTANAPFAAIRHRTQPFFAVQFHPEVAHTDSGKAILGNFLFRVCGCARDWQMHSFAEMAIDRIRRQVGNGRVLCALSGGVDSSVAALLVHQAIGPKLTCVFVDNGLIRKGEAVQVDQAMGEHLGLHLISVDARERFLTRLKGIIDPEEKRKIIGAEFIAVFEEESRRLGRFEFLAQGTLYPDVIESVSVQGPSVTIKSHHNVGGLPEQYDFELIEPLRELFKDEVRELGRELGLPDVILWRQPFPGPGLAVRIIGEVTQARLDLLREADAIVEAEVAQATLNRELWQAFAVLLPIKTVGVMGDERTYEHVIAIRAVTSLDGMTADWARLPHDLLQAISSRIVSEVKGVNRVVYDISSKPPSTIEWE; encoded by the coding sequence CTCTCCGGCAGTCCCGCCAGCGTCTACCAGCCTGACGCTCCTCTTTGCCGACGCGAAGTGATCGAACAAGGCGTGCCGGTCCTGGGAATCTGCTACGGGATGGGCGTTCTCGGTCACTTTTACGGCGCCGTTACGACGCGAGCCGCTTCCCGGGAATACGGCCGGGCGTCCCTCACGATCGACGACACGGCCGATCTCTTCTCCGGCCTTGGCAGCGGGCTCACCGTCTGGATGAGCCACGGGGATAAGCTTGAGGCGATGCCCGATGCGTTCCGTCGCCTCGCCCACACCGCCAATGCGCCATTCGCCGCAATCCGCCATCGAACGCAGCCGTTTTTCGCCGTCCAGTTTCACCCCGAAGTTGCCCATACCGACAGCGGCAAGGCGATCCTCGGGAACTTCCTGTTCAGGGTCTGCGGCTGCGCCCGTGATTGGCAGATGCATTCGTTCGCCGAGATGGCCATTGATCGGATTCGGCGCCAAGTGGGGAATGGGCGGGTCCTCTGCGCTTTGAGCGGCGGGGTCGACTCTTCGGTTGCCGCGCTGCTGGTCCACCAGGCGATTGGTCCGAAGCTCACCTGCGTCTTCGTGGACAACGGCCTGATTCGAAAAGGAGAAGCCGTCCAAGTGGACCAGGCGATGGGTGAGCATCTTGGACTTCACCTGATCTCGGTCGATGCGAGGGAGCGATTCCTGACCCGGCTCAAAGGGATCATCGATCCGGAGGAAAAGCGAAAGATTATCGGCGCGGAGTTTATCGCCGTCTTTGAGGAGGAATCGCGGCGGCTGGGACGGTTCGAGTTCCTCGCCCAGGGGACCCTCTATCCGGATGTGATCGAGAGCGTGTCGGTCCAGGGACCGTCGGTCACGATCAAATCCCACCACAACGTGGGGGGGCTGCCGGAGCAGTACGATTTTGAGCTGATCGAGCCGCTGCGGGAGCTGTTCAAAGATGAGGTGCGAGAACTCGGACGAGAGCTCGGCCTGCCGGATGTCATTCTCTGGCGACAGCCCTTCCCAGGGCCCGGCCTCGCGGTCCGGATCATCGGGGAGGTGACGCAGGCGCGGCTGGACCTGCTGAGAGAGGCCGACGCCATCGTCGAGGCGGAGGTCGCACAAGCGACGCTCAACCGCGAGTTGTGGCAGGCGTTTGCCGTCCTGCTGCCGATCAAAACGGTAGGGGTCATGGGCGATGAACGGACCTACGAGCATGTCATCGCCATCCGAGCCGTCACCAGCCTCGACGGGATGACGGCCGACTGGGCGCGCCTGCCCCATGATCTGCTCCAGGCGATCAGCAGCCGGATCGTGAGCGAGGTCAAAGGCGTCAATCGCGTCGTCTACGACATCTCCTCCAAGCCCCCCAGCACCATCGAGTGGGAGTGA